In a genomic window of Amycolatopsis japonica:
- a CDS encoding VC0807 family protein, whose amino-acid sequence MIRQWGVVLLEVVVPVAGYYVLRGFGVDVLFALALCALPTVLFVLYRAIRWRKIDTLAIFVLTIFAISVGVSFVTGSPRFMLAKAGWVTGVIGAGFLVSLLFARPLAFGMARSMIAKSRFADSLRAAEWDELWPRHAWFRRAWRVATVLWGVALVADAAGRVLLAYTLPVDWVPALGTALYGVTFVAVQVLQHLYFRRVGLWRRLAAS is encoded by the coding sequence GTGATCCGGCAGTGGGGTGTGGTGCTGCTCGAAGTCGTCGTGCCCGTGGCGGGGTACTACGTGCTTCGTGGCTTCGGCGTCGACGTGCTCTTCGCGCTCGCCCTCTGCGCCCTGCCGACCGTGCTCTTCGTCCTCTACCGAGCGATCCGCTGGCGGAAGATCGACACTCTCGCGATCTTCGTGCTGACGATCTTCGCGATCAGCGTCGGCGTCTCGTTCGTCACCGGCAGTCCCCGGTTCATGCTGGCGAAGGCGGGCTGGGTCACCGGGGTGATCGGCGCCGGTTTCCTGGTCTCGCTGCTGTTCGCCAGGCCGCTCGCGTTCGGCATGGCCCGCTCGATGATCGCGAAGAGCCGTTTCGCGGACTCGCTGCGCGCCGCCGAATGGGACGAACTGTGGCCGCGGCACGCGTGGTTCCGGCGTGCGTGGCGGGTCGCGACCGTCCTGTGGGGTGTCGCCCTGGTCGCCGACGCCGCCGGGCGGGTCCTGCTGGCGTACACGCTGCCGGTCGATTGGGTGCCCGCGCTCGGCACCGCGCTGTACGGCGTCACGTTCGTCGCCGTGCAGGTTCTGCAACACCTCTATTTCCGCCGCGTCGGGCTCTGGCGCCGGCTCGCGGCCTCTTGA
- a CDS encoding TetR/AcrR family transcriptional regulator, whose product MTTSRRYSGKTADERRAERRLALLGAALEIWQEQGWAAVTMRGVCARANLTDRYFYESFANRDALLATAWEQVRDETLRMVLDAVAARIEQPALDQLRAAVDVVVHHVQEEPSRAQILFGDHAGSAVLEQLRRQTVQETTGLLIDLARPHLKPDVDGLEFRVNVLLGIGGFVEIMLAWRSGLLDADADTLVEHLTGVGTSLSRMFLKGDTNG is encoded by the coding sequence GTGACCACGTCCCGCCGCTACAGCGGCAAAACCGCCGACGAACGCCGCGCCGAACGACGGCTGGCACTTCTCGGCGCCGCGCTGGAGATCTGGCAGGAACAGGGCTGGGCGGCGGTCACCATGCGCGGCGTCTGCGCGCGGGCGAACCTGACCGACCGATACTTCTACGAGAGCTTCGCCAACCGCGACGCGCTGCTCGCCACCGCCTGGGAACAGGTCCGCGACGAAACCCTGCGGATGGTCCTCGACGCCGTCGCCGCCCGCATCGAGCAACCCGCCCTGGACCAGCTCCGCGCCGCCGTCGACGTCGTCGTGCACCACGTGCAGGAAGAGCCGTCGCGCGCGCAGATCCTGTTCGGCGACCACGCGGGCAGCGCGGTGCTGGAGCAACTGCGGCGGCAGACCGTCCAGGAGACCACCGGCCTGCTGATCGACCTGGCGCGGCCGCATCTGAAACCGGACGTGGACGGGCTGGAGTTCCGGGTCAACGTCCTGCTGGGCATCGGCGGCTTCGTCGAGATCATGCTCGCGTGGCGCTCCGGACTGCTCGACGCGGACGCGGACACGCTCGTCGAGCACCTCACGGGAGTGGGCACCTCGCTGTCGCGGATGTTCCTCAAGGGCGACACCAACGGGTGA
- a CDS encoding flavin-containing monooxygenase, whose product MTPDHEIAIIGGGFSGIGAAILLHQAGFEDFLMLEEGDGVGGAWHWNTYPGVAVDIPSFSYQFSFEQISGWSRVYAPGRELKAYADYCVDKYDIRRRTRLGSKVVSATFDDETHLWRLETAEGWSMTARFVVGATGVLTQPKPPDIEGIDAFRGTVMHTARWDHGVDLRGKRVAVVGTGASAVQVIPSIAPEAAHLTVFQRTPIWCLPKPDAALPRTARLALRRLPGAKLVSRLASQALVEVTFPLAAHFHNLLPTAGAGERIGRAHLRRAVKDPETREKLTPRYALGCKRPSFSNEYLQTFNRDDVRLETTGIDAITESGVRTADGTEHPVDVLVLATGFKVFEKGNMPAFTVRGSGGADLEKFWEENRFQAYQGVSVPGFPNLFTILGPYGYNGSSYFNLIETQTAHIIRCLRNARKTGATRVEVTSEANDRYFRSMLDRRKHQVFFQDSCSLANSYYFDANGDVPFRASPTLETMVTSRFFDLDDYAFADGR is encoded by the coding sequence ATGACGCCGGACCACGAGATCGCGATCATCGGCGGGGGATTCTCCGGGATCGGGGCCGCGATCCTGCTGCACCAAGCCGGTTTCGAAGACTTCCTGATGCTGGAGGAGGGCGATGGTGTCGGCGGCGCGTGGCACTGGAACACCTATCCCGGTGTCGCCGTCGACATCCCGTCGTTCAGCTACCAGTTTTCCTTCGAGCAGATTTCCGGCTGGTCGCGGGTCTACGCGCCCGGCCGCGAGCTGAAGGCGTACGCCGACTACTGCGTCGACAAGTACGACATCCGCCGCCGCACCCGCCTCGGCAGCAAAGTCGTCTCGGCGACCTTCGACGACGAGACGCACTTGTGGCGCCTCGAAACCGCCGAAGGGTGGTCGATGACGGCACGGTTCGTCGTCGGCGCCACCGGCGTGCTCACCCAGCCGAAGCCGCCGGACATCGAAGGCATCGACGCTTTCCGCGGCACGGTGATGCACACCGCGCGCTGGGACCACGGCGTCGACCTGCGGGGCAAACGCGTCGCCGTCGTCGGCACCGGGGCTTCGGCCGTGCAAGTGATCCCGTCCATCGCGCCGGAGGCCGCGCATCTGACGGTGTTCCAGCGCACGCCGATCTGGTGCCTGCCCAAACCCGACGCCGCGTTGCCCCGGACGGCGCGGCTCGCGCTGCGGCGGCTGCCGGGCGCGAAACTGGTGTCCCGGCTGGCCAGCCAGGCCCTCGTCGAGGTGACCTTCCCGCTGGCCGCGCATTTCCACAACCTGCTGCCGACCGCGGGCGCCGGCGAGCGGATCGGGCGCGCGCATCTGCGCCGCGCGGTCAAGGATCCCGAAACCCGCGAGAAGCTGACCCCGCGCTACGCCTTGGGCTGCAAGCGGCCGAGCTTCTCGAACGAGTACCTCCAGACGTTCAACCGGGACGACGTCAGGCTGGAGACCACCGGCATCGACGCGATCACCGAATCCGGGGTGCGCACCGCCGACGGCACCGAGCATCCGGTCGACGTCCTGGTGCTGGCGACCGGGTTCAAGGTGTTCGAGAAGGGCAACATGCCCGCCTTCACCGTGCGCGGTTCGGGCGGCGCGGACCTGGAGAAGTTCTGGGAGGAGAACCGGTTCCAGGCCTATCAGGGCGTCAGCGTCCCCGGTTTCCCGAACCTGTTCACCATTCTCGGGCCCTACGGCTACAACGGTTCCTCGTACTTCAACCTCATCGAGACGCAGACCGCGCACATCATCCGCTGTCTGCGCAACGCGAGGAAGACCGGCGCCACGCGCGTGGAGGTCACGAGCGAGGCCAACGACCGCTACTTCCGCAGCATGCTGGACCGGCGCAAGCATCAGGTCTTCTTCCAGGACAGCTGTTCACTGGCCAACAGCTACTACTTCGACGCGAACGGGGACGTGCCGTTCCGCGCCTCGCCGACGCTGGAAACCATGGTGACGAGCCGGTTCTTCGACCTCGACGACTACGCCTTCGCGGACGGCCGGTGA
- a CDS encoding alpha/beta hydrolase encodes MRPQNGLRAGLASALTSAFVRPIANAIPANRAGVAFSRAFIASSLWLASPPLKGSRIEPGIRGEWVRAPGTSEGNAVVLYIHGSGYALCSARTHRGLTTRVSAGTGLPVFACEYRLAPRHRFPSAADDVRAAYDRLLDQGYRRILVAGDSAGGHLAVDLAAQLLRERREPPAALALFSPLFDVTFGLAAQRERMSPDPMISAAAAARLVGLYTVDADLASARLRFAFDDIKGFPPTIIQAGGLEMLAADAIELARALRRAGADCELDVVPGQMHVFQALTRFIPEAAPAMERACRFLTGNLPAIVRAA; translated from the coding sequence ATGCGACCGCAGAATGGCCTGCGCGCCGGGTTGGCCTCCGCGCTGACGTCCGCTTTCGTGCGGCCGATCGCCAACGCGATCCCGGCCAACCGCGCGGGCGTCGCGTTCTCCCGGGCCTTCATCGCGAGCAGTTTGTGGCTGGCGTCGCCGCCGTTGAAGGGGAGCCGCATCGAGCCTGGCATCCGTGGCGAGTGGGTCCGCGCGCCCGGGACGAGCGAGGGCAACGCCGTGGTCCTCTACATCCACGGCAGCGGTTACGCCCTTTGCTCGGCGCGCACGCACCGCGGGCTGACCACGCGGGTATCCGCCGGCACCGGGCTGCCGGTCTTCGCCTGCGAGTACCGGCTCGCGCCGCGGCATCGGTTCCCGAGCGCCGCCGACGACGTCCGCGCGGCCTACGACCGGCTCCTCGATCAGGGATATCGGCGGATCCTCGTCGCGGGCGACTCCGCGGGCGGGCATCTCGCGGTCGACCTCGCCGCGCAGCTGCTCCGGGAACGCCGTGAGCCACCCGCGGCGCTGGCGCTTTTCTCGCCGTTGTTCGACGTGACCTTCGGGCTCGCCGCTCAACGAGAACGGATGAGCCCGGACCCGATGATCTCCGCCGCCGCGGCCGCGCGGCTGGTCGGTCTGTACACAGTGGACGCCGACCTCGCGTCGGCGCGGCTGCGGTTCGCCTTCGACGACATCAAGGGCTTCCCGCCGACGATCATCCAGGCGGGCGGGCTCGAAATGCTCGCCGCGGACGCCATCGAGCTGGCCAGGGCGCTGCGCCGCGCGGGAGCCGACTGCGAACTCGACGTGGTGCCCGGTCAGATGCACGTCTTCCAGGCCTTGACCCGCTTCATCCCCGAAGCGGCGCCGGCGATGGAGCGGGCTTGCCGCTTCCTCACCGGGAACCTTCCAGCGATCGTGAGGGCGGCATGA
- a CDS encoding bifunctional MFS transporter/dTMP kinase produces MQSVPETGTSGPSGRDASTMHRVRRVLAIKPFRRIWGVSYLCSVADWLNLLTLTGLVTKLTDNYAAQNFAFVGVVLTSLLPGLLFAPLGGLLADRFDRRKVMVLCDLGRCGFLLSIAFVGTPWWVFVGNFLVGCCSMMWIPSKDAAVPNLLRRPDQVETANQLGMVMTYGLAVITAAGANAVLTGSNTTFHFFQGDAQLGIAKVAVVITGLLYLTSAIVIATRIPELSLRNVHAVEKPKVKPADEEKFGFRQMIADGARFVRTTPLVRGLMIGAFGAFAAGGAVIGSAKPYSSSLLAGDAAFNLLVLAVFLGLATGMAVAPKLARRLAHDRLFGISIVAAGLCLVVVALSPHLAVSLVAVAAVGVWAGTAFLTGVTIIGSRIEDSIRGRINAIYQSLMKIVLFGSTVLVPVLISAVRTTEVELWGGTITIDGTRPVMVGGGILALLAGIFAYRQMDDRRAEPILADLRNALRRSPRRVNGLLIALEGTRAINTETQAARLAEWLRAGTRPVVLAADPALDDQRLAKLVSGASLSGARAQALAAAAVRADIVERDIQPALDAGSVVVMERFVDSPLAHLSAVAGLDSQELEGLADWATGRLRPDITILLDADPGTVMRKSESLDAQWRVQHLLTEMAAADPDRYVVVDAEGTEDEVGDRVRTAIRAVLVGRLAGLAPAEEKVEAK; encoded by the coding sequence GTGCAGTCGGTGCCCGAGACGGGCACGAGTGGTCCGTCGGGACGTGACGCTTCCACCATGCACCGGGTGCGGCGGGTGCTGGCGATCAAGCCGTTCCGCCGGATCTGGGGTGTCTCCTATCTGTGCAGCGTCGCGGACTGGCTGAACCTCCTCACGCTGACCGGTCTGGTCACCAAACTGACCGACAACTACGCCGCGCAGAACTTCGCGTTCGTCGGGGTCGTGCTGACGTCGCTGCTGCCGGGGCTGCTGTTCGCCCCGCTCGGCGGGCTGCTCGCCGACCGCTTCGACCGGCGCAAGGTGATGGTGCTCTGCGACCTCGGCCGGTGCGGGTTCCTGCTGTCGATCGCGTTCGTCGGCACCCCGTGGTGGGTGTTCGTCGGCAACTTCCTGGTCGGCTGCTGCTCGATGATGTGGATCCCGTCGAAGGACGCGGCGGTGCCGAACCTGCTGCGCCGTCCGGACCAGGTCGAGACGGCCAACCAGCTCGGCATGGTGATGACCTACGGCCTCGCGGTGATCACCGCCGCCGGGGCGAACGCCGTGCTCACCGGTAGCAACACCACGTTCCACTTCTTCCAGGGCGACGCCCAGCTCGGCATCGCCAAGGTCGCCGTCGTCATCACCGGCCTGCTGTACCTGACCAGCGCGATCGTGATCGCGACCCGGATCCCCGAGCTGTCGCTGCGCAACGTCCACGCGGTCGAGAAGCCCAAGGTCAAGCCTGCCGACGAGGAGAAGTTCGGCTTCCGGCAGATGATCGCCGACGGCGCCCGGTTCGTGCGGACGACGCCGCTGGTGCGCGGGCTGATGATCGGTGCTTTCGGCGCCTTCGCCGCCGGTGGCGCGGTGATCGGTTCGGCCAAGCCGTACTCGTCCAGCCTGCTCGCCGGTGACGCGGCGTTCAACCTGCTCGTCCTGGCCGTCTTCCTCGGGCTCGCCACCGGTATGGCGGTGGCCCCGAAGCTCGCGCGGCGGCTCGCGCACGACCGGCTGTTCGGGATCTCGATCGTCGCCGCGGGCCTGTGTCTCGTCGTGGTGGCGCTGTCGCCGCATCTCGCCGTTTCGCTGGTCGCGGTCGCGGCCGTCGGTGTCTGGGCGGGGACGGCGTTCCTGACCGGTGTCACGATCATCGGTTCGCGGATCGAGGACTCGATCCGCGGCCGGATCAACGCGATCTACCAGTCGCTGATGAAGATCGTGCTGTTCGGCTCGACGGTGTTGGTGCCGGTGCTGATCAGCGCGGTCCGGACGACCGAGGTCGAGCTGTGGGGCGGCACGATCACCATCGACGGCACGCGGCCGGTGATGGTCGGCGGCGGCATCCTCGCGCTGCTCGCCGGCATCTTCGCGTACCGGCAGATGGACGACCGGCGGGCCGAACCGATCCTCGCCGATCTCCGCAACGCTTTGCGCCGCAGCCCGCGTCGCGTGAACGGGCTGCTGATCGCGCTCGAAGGCACGCGGGCGATCAACACCGAAACGCAGGCCGCGCGGCTGGCCGAATGGCTGCGCGCGGGCACGCGTCCGGTCGTGCTGGCCGCCGACCCGGCGTTGGACGATCAACGGCTCGCGAAGCTGGTCTCCGGTGCTTCGCTGTCCGGTGCGCGGGCGCAGGCGCTGGCCGCCGCCGCGGTGCGGGCGGACATCGTCGAACGGGACATCCAGCCCGCGCTCGACGCCGGTTCCGTCGTGGTGATGGAACGGTTCGTGGACTCGCCGCTGGCGCATCTGTCCGCGGTCGCCGGACTGGACAGCCAGGAACTCGAAGGGCTCGCGGACTGGGCGACCGGCAGGCTGCGGCCCGACATCACCATCCTGCTCGACGCCGATCCCGGCACGGTGATGCGGAAGTCGGAGTCGCTGGACGCGCAGTGGCGGGTGCAGCATCTGCTCACGGAGATGGCCGCCGCAGACCCGGACCGCTATGTCGTGGTCGACGCGGAAGGTACCGAGGACGAAGTGGGCGACCGGGTGCGGACCGCGATCCGCGCGGTGCTCGTCGGCAGGCTCGCCGGGCTCGCTCCGGCGGAGGAGAAGGTCGAAGCGAAGTGA
- a CDS encoding NAD(P)/FAD-dependent oxidoreductase has product MTLGAFRGEVLRGTEWFGHDFTGQRVAVLAPGREAAQIVPEVVATARSVKVFQEEPDWVVPMPVPGPTVLGVAVARVFLRWQVKDPWIRRLLTPDRRFGSRRTAPGLGYYGALRRPGCKLITWPVYAFAPDGIRTAEGIEHQADVVVLGPSSLFAEEGLPA; this is encoded by the coding sequence ATGACGCTCGGCGCCTTCCGGGGCGAGGTGCTGCGCGGCACCGAGTGGTTCGGGCACGACTTCACCGGACAGCGTGTCGCCGTGCTCGCGCCAGGCCGCGAGGCGGCGCAGATCGTGCCCGAGGTGGTGGCGACCGCTCGGTCGGTGAAGGTGTTCCAAGAGGAGCCGGACTGGGTGGTGCCGATGCCGGTCCCCGGCCCGACCGTCCTCGGCGTCGCCGTCGCCCGGGTTTTCCTGCGCTGGCAGGTGAAAGACCCCTGGATCCGCAGGCTCCTGACGCCCGACCGGCGCTTCGGCTCGCGGCGGACGGCGCCGGGCCTCGGCTACTACGGAGCGCTCCGGCGGCCCGGCTGCAAGCTCATCACCTGGCCGGTTTACGCCTTCGCTCCCGACGGAATCCGCACCGCCGAAGGTATCGAGCACCAGGCCGACGTGGTGGTGCTCGGCCCCAGCTCACTGTTCGCCGAGGAAGGACTTCCCGCATGA
- a CDS encoding DNA polymerase III subunit delta', translated as MTEAPVLIGVWKQLVGQEPAARTLSSASTAAARIIDNQPVAPGAMTHAWLITGPPGSGRSTAARVFAAALQCSTGTGCGECPGCRTVMAGTHADVKLVVPEGLSISVAEMRSLVQAAARRPTTGKWQVVIIEDSDRLTEGASNALLKAVEEPPDRTVFLLCAPSDHPDDVSVTIRSRCRLVTLRTPPPEAIAQVLMERDGIEPERARWAASVSSGHVGRARRLATDEAARQRRATVLRIPLGLRRPSDVFTCADQLISAAEADAGEESKVRDEAERSELRTAMGGDGTGKGVAGAKRAAEAAVKQLEKRQKSRATRTQRDTLDLALVDLAAFYRDVLVTASGAGATLNHPDHASEISQAASAWAPDSILRRLEAVLECREAIDLNVKPRIAVEAMVTTLRQG; from the coding sequence GTGACGGAAGCCCCTGTGCTGATCGGTGTCTGGAAGCAGCTCGTCGGCCAGGAGCCCGCCGCGCGCACGCTTTCTTCGGCGTCGACGGCGGCCGCCCGGATCATCGACAACCAGCCGGTCGCGCCCGGCGCGATGACTCACGCCTGGCTGATCACCGGTCCGCCGGGTTCGGGGCGTTCGACGGCCGCGCGGGTTTTCGCGGCGGCGTTGCAGTGCAGCACCGGCACCGGCTGCGGCGAGTGCCCCGGCTGCCGCACCGTGATGGCCGGGACGCACGCGGACGTCAAGCTCGTCGTGCCGGAAGGCCTTTCGATCTCGGTCGCCGAGATGCGTTCGCTGGTGCAGGCCGCCGCCCGCCGCCCGACCACCGGGAAGTGGCAGGTGGTGATCATCGAGGACTCCGACAGGCTGACCGAAGGCGCGTCGAACGCGTTGCTGAAGGCCGTCGAGGAGCCGCCGGATCGCACGGTGTTCCTGCTGTGCGCGCCGTCGGATCACCCGGACGACGTGTCGGTGACGATCCGCTCGCGGTGCCGTCTGGTCACGTTGCGGACGCCGCCGCCGGAGGCGATCGCGCAGGTGCTGATGGAGCGGGACGGTATCGAGCCCGAGCGTGCGCGGTGGGCCGCGTCCGTCTCCAGTGGACATGTCGGCCGTGCGCGGCGGCTCGCGACCGACGAGGCGGCGCGGCAGCGGCGGGCGACGGTGCTGCGGATCCCGCTCGGCCTGCGGCGGCCGTCCGATGTGTTCACTTGCGCCGATCAGCTGATCAGCGCGGCGGAGGCCGACGCGGGCGAGGAGAGCAAGGTCCGCGACGAGGCCGAACGTTCCGAACTCCGCACCGCGATGGGCGGCGATGGCACCGGAAAGGGTGTCGCCGGGGCGAAACGCGCCGCCGAAGCCGCCGTGAAGCAGCTTGAGAAGCGCCAGAAGTCCCGCGCGACCCGTACGCAGCGAGACACTCTGGATCTCGCGCTGGTGGATCTGGCCGCGTTCTACCGGGACGTGCTCGTGACCGCGAGCGGCGCGGGCGCGACGCTGAACCACCCCGACCACGCCTCGGAAATCTCGCAGGCCGCCTCCGCCTGGGCGCCGGACTCGATTCTGCGGCGGCTCGAAGCCGTCCTGGAATGCCGCGAGGCCATCGACCTGAACGTGAAGCCGAGGATCGCCGTCGAAGCCATGGTCACCACCCTGCGCCAGGGCTGA
- a CDS encoding TetR/AcrR family transcriptional regulator: protein MQAKAKSFTESARRAQIVAAAIETIAELGYTRASFARIAKQAKLSSTGLISYHFANKEELVRTVLEDVFREIGAFMAERMSEPASASEALRTYLEANLEFAAAQPTRMRALLNIFLGGALDYDPASERAALEPVERILRWGQESGEFREFDVHVMATTIRRSVEGPVFLLAGTPELDLTTYAAELVTLFELATRRQ, encoded by the coding sequence ATGCAAGCAAAAGCGAAGTCGTTCACCGAGAGTGCGAGACGGGCACAGATCGTGGCGGCGGCCATCGAGACGATCGCGGAGCTCGGCTACACCCGCGCGTCGTTCGCCCGGATCGCGAAACAGGCGAAGCTGTCGAGCACCGGGCTCATCTCGTACCACTTCGCGAACAAGGAAGAACTCGTCCGCACGGTCCTCGAAGACGTCTTCCGCGAGATCGGCGCGTTCATGGCCGAGCGGATGAGCGAACCCGCGTCGGCGAGCGAGGCGCTGCGGACGTACCTGGAGGCGAACCTGGAGTTCGCCGCCGCGCAGCCGACGCGGATGCGCGCGTTGCTGAACATCTTCCTCGGCGGCGCTCTCGACTACGACCCGGCGAGCGAACGGGCGGCGCTGGAACCGGTCGAACGCATCCTGCGCTGGGGCCAGGAATCGGGCGAGTTCCGCGAGTTCGACGTGCACGTGATGGCGACGACCATCCGGCGTTCGGTGGAAGGCCCGGTGTTCCTGCTCGCCGGAACGCCGGAGCTGGATCTCACCACCTACGCGGCCGAGCTGGTGACCCTCTTCGAACTCGCGACCCGAAGGCAGTGA
- a CDS encoding ESX secretion-associated protein EspG has product MREPATVKELMRRAAEPVLRAVPERRSVYLGYDPEITDDEIRRLCPSYDEPADLVTQAERYAAKAAMLEEAGLMENGEIHPAAVQMHGVMLRGSVRGVLTGVFASAPRSVRVDCYGDGHQAVVWRMRSGRRTTFSLSDFGELGARVFGGLPHVPAGETEPMRIRIDEHGVPLPGQEEEVGLVVDTLNRPRTGTAILDLVAFGGLNAEYPDYGFVIVDNDLGRFVLYAAPSEGWLMFGGMDRRALAGWLHEAVDLSRT; this is encoded by the coding sequence ATGCGTGAACCGGCGACCGTGAAGGAACTGATGAGGCGTGCCGCCGAGCCGGTGCTGCGCGCGGTGCCCGAGCGGCGGAGCGTGTACCTGGGCTACGACCCGGAGATCACCGACGACGAGATCCGCCGCTTGTGCCCGTCCTACGACGAGCCGGCGGATCTCGTCACCCAGGCCGAGCGGTACGCGGCCAAGGCGGCGATGCTCGAAGAGGCCGGGCTGATGGAGAACGGCGAGATCCATCCGGCCGCGGTCCAGATGCACGGCGTGATGCTGCGCGGCTCTGTGCGAGGCGTCCTCACCGGCGTCTTCGCCTCCGCGCCGCGCTCGGTGCGCGTCGATTGCTACGGAGACGGGCATCAAGCGGTCGTCTGGCGGATGCGGTCGGGGCGGCGGACCACGTTCAGCCTCAGCGATTTCGGCGAGCTGGGGGCCCGGGTCTTCGGCGGGCTCCCGCATGTCCCCGCCGGGGAGACCGAGCCGATGCGCATCAGGATCGACGAGCACGGCGTGCCGCTGCCCGGCCAGGAAGAGGAGGTCGGGTTGGTCGTCGACACGCTGAACCGTCCGCGCACCGGCACGGCGATCCTCGATCTGGTCGCCTTCGGCGGGCTGAACGCCGAGTACCCGGACTACGGCTTCGTGATCGTCGACAACGATTTGGGGAGGTTCGTGTTGTACGCCGCCCCTTCCGAAGGGTGGCTGATGTTCGGTGGAATGGACCGCCGGGCACTGGCGGGCTGGCTGCACGAGGCGGTGGACTTGAGCCGGACGTAG
- a CDS encoding ESX secretion-associated protein EspG: MFNGQVSTSTTAVFDVIDEVIAPLAAEVPERPSVMEFYDPELAVPPVLADEEPTPGLTLAEEVEQYTRFVSGMATIGLAPGGEVTPEAVGLYRALRGGFIRGVVTGVFPSRPEPWEVRFFGDEDYTTVLNKLGRRARLRSGFLSALPGWVFDGLPDHPPGTGETVRIVTDAGGLIPLRAREAVEVIREGASRPRHGTVLVDLAVRNSILAEYPHGAFGLVDNDLGRYQFSAAMDGDGRWTLTWGPASRSTAEQWIVKAVQNHA, translated from the coding sequence GTGTTCAATGGTCAGGTGAGCACTTCAACGACCGCTGTCTTCGACGTCATCGACGAGGTCATCGCCCCGCTGGCAGCCGAGGTTCCGGAGCGTCCCTCGGTGATGGAGTTCTACGACCCGGAGCTCGCCGTGCCGCCGGTGCTGGCCGACGAGGAGCCGACTCCAGGGCTCACCCTGGCCGAGGAGGTGGAGCAGTACACCCGGTTCGTGAGCGGGATGGCGACCATCGGGCTGGCCCCCGGCGGTGAGGTCACGCCCGAGGCCGTCGGGCTGTATCGCGCGCTGCGCGGCGGGTTCATCCGCGGCGTGGTGACCGGCGTGTTCCCGTCGCGTCCGGAGCCGTGGGAGGTCCGGTTCTTCGGCGACGAGGACTACACCACGGTGCTGAACAAGCTCGGCAGGCGAGCGCGGCTGCGGTCCGGTTTCCTCAGCGCGCTGCCGGGCTGGGTGTTCGACGGCCTGCCCGACCATCCGCCGGGCACGGGCGAGACGGTGCGCATCGTGACGGACGCGGGCGGGCTGATCCCGCTGAGGGCCCGCGAGGCCGTCGAGGTGATCCGTGAAGGCGCTTCGCGGCCGCGGCACGGCACGGTCCTCGTCGATCTCGCGGTGCGGAACTCCATCCTCGCCGAGTATCCGCACGGCGCGTTCGGCCTGGTGGACAACGACCTCGGCCGGTACCAGTTCAGCGCGGCGATGGACGGCGACGGCCGTTGGACGCTCACCTGGGGCCCGGCCAGCCGGTCGACGGCCGAGCAATGGATCGTGAAGGCGGTGCAGAACCATGCGTGA
- a CDS encoding SDR family NAD(P)-dependent oxidoreductase, with translation MTKRTHGAHAVVTGAGSGIGRAIAAELVRRGSRVVCADIDLEAAEETAKTLENAVAIACDVSEVDEVADLANQARSWFGREPDLVVNNAGIGAGGKLVGESPLSDWQRTLGVNLWGVIHGCHTFVPAMRAAKAGGVINVASAAGFTAAPRMAAYNVSKAGVVSLSETLAAELSGTGVAVTVLCPTFVRTNIFGGELIEDGARGLAQRVSDVVGFSPERVAKTTLDAHDRGRLYVVPQPDAQLLWHAKRFVPVPYTRIAGLLGRFLPAEKEK, from the coding sequence ATGACGAAACGGACCCACGGAGCGCACGCCGTCGTCACCGGCGCGGGAAGCGGGATCGGGCGGGCGATCGCGGCCGAGCTCGTCCGGCGCGGCAGCCGGGTCGTTTGCGCCGACATCGACCTCGAAGCCGCTGAGGAAACCGCGAAAACGCTCGAGAACGCGGTCGCCATCGCCTGTGATGTGTCCGAGGTGGACGAAGTCGCGGACTTGGCGAACCAGGCGCGGTCCTGGTTCGGCCGCGAGCCGGACCTCGTCGTCAACAACGCCGGCATCGGCGCGGGCGGCAAACTCGTCGGGGAGAGCCCGCTGTCCGATTGGCAGCGAACGCTCGGGGTGAACCTCTGGGGCGTGATCCACGGCTGCCACACCTTCGTCCCCGCCATGCGCGCGGCGAAGGCGGGCGGCGTCATCAACGTCGCGTCGGCCGCCGGGTTCACCGCCGCGCCGAGGATGGCCGCGTACAACGTGAGCAAGGCCGGGGTCGTCAGCCTGTCCGAGACACTGGCCGCCGAACTGTCCGGCACCGGCGTCGCGGTCACCGTGCTGTGCCCGACCTTCGTACGCACCAACATCTTCGGCGGCGAGCTCATCGAAGACGGGGCGCGCGGCCTCGCGCAACGGGTGTCCGACGTGGTCGGGTTCTCGCCGGAGCGCGTCGCGAAGACGACGCTCGACGCCCACGATCGCGGACGCCTCTACGTCGTGCCGCAGCCCGACGCCCAGCTTCTGTGGCACGCCAAACGGTTCGTGCCCGTCCCGTACACGCGGATCGCCGGTCTGCTCGGCCGGTTCCTGCCCGCCGAAAAGGAGAAGTGA